A portion of the Candida dubliniensis CD36 chromosome R, complete sequence genome contains these proteins:
- the CYP52A14 gene encoding cyp52a14 (cytochrome p450), putative (multi-gene family in Candida sp.;~possibly fungus-conserved), with the protein MTVSTLEIQDIIQQYITKWYVIIPTLFVVYQVVDFLYVRSLRSRFGAKAPTNNESDGYWGFHLPFLLVSKKAEGTIIDFAGERFKNITHPEVPTFQFPIFTVKVISTVDPENIKAVLATQFNDFSLGTRHNQFAPLLGDGIFTLDGAGWKHSRSMLRPQFAREQVAHVKALEPHMQVFFKHVRKSGGRTFDIQELFFRLTVDSATEFLFGESVESLRDESIGMALEAVDFDGKKEFAQAFNFSQNYLASRAVMQQMYWLLNSSEFQSCNTKVHKFAEYYVNKALELSPESLEKQQGYVFLYELVKQTRDTKVLRDQLLNILVAGRDTTAGLLSFVFFELARNPRVFAKLREEIEQKFGVGEDSRVEEISFESLKSCEYLKAVLNECLRLYPSVPQNFRVATKNTTLPRGGGPDGLSPILVRQGQTVMYSVYVTHRDTKVYGKDANEFRPERWFEPETRKLGWSFVPFNGGPRICLGQQFALTEASYVTVRLLQEFGHLTMDPNTQYPPKKMSHLTMSLFDGTNVEMY; encoded by the coding sequence ATGACCGTTTCAACTTTAGAAATACAAGACATTATCCAACAATATATCACCAAATGGTATGTCATCATACCTACTTTGTTTGTTGTCTACCAGGTGGTTGACTTCTTGTATGTTAGAAGCTTAAGAAGCCGTTTTGGCGCCAAAGCACCAACAAACAACGAATCAGATGGCTATTGGGGGTTCCATTTACCATTCTTGTTGGTTTCCAAAAAAGCTGAAGGTACTATCATTGATTTTGCTGGTGAGCgttttaaaaatatcaCCCACCCAGAAGTTCCAACTTTCCAGTTCCCGATTTTCACTGTCAAAGTTATTTCCACTGTTGATCCCGAAAACATTAAAGCTGTCTTGGCCACCCagtttaatgatttttccTTAGGTACTAGACACAATCAATTTGCACCATTGTTGGGAGATGGTATTTTCACATTGGATGGTGCTGGCTGGAAACATAGTAGATCTATGTTGAGACCACAATTTGCCAGAGAACAAGTTGCTCATGTCAAGGCATTAGAGCCACACATGCAAGTATTCTTCAAGCACGTCAGAAAGAGTGGTGGCAGAACTTTTGATATCCAGGAATTGTTTTTCAGATTGACCGTTGACTCTGCTACTGAGTTTTTATTTGGTGAATCCGTTGAATCTTTGAGGGACGAAAGTATTGGTATGGCATTAGAAGctgttgattttgatggGAAAAAGGAATTTGCACAAGCTTTCAACTTTTCACAGAATTACTTGGCCTCTCGTGCTGTGATGCAACAAATGTACTGGTTATTGAACAGCAGCGAATTCCAAAGCTGTAACACCAAGGTCCACAAATTTGCTGAATACTACGTCAACAAGGCATTGGAATTGTCGCCAGAAAGTTTGGAAAAGCAACAAGGCTATGTTTTCTTGTATGAATTGGTAAAACAAACCAGAGACACAAAAGTGTTGAGAGACCAATTGTTGAACATTTTGGTCGCTGGTAGAGACACCACTGCCGGGTTATTATCGTTTGTGTTTTTTGAATTAGCTAGAAACCCAAGAGTGTTTGCCAAATTGAGAGAAGAAATAGAACAAAAGTTTGGTGTAGGTGAAGATTCTCgtgttgaagaaattagTTTTGAATCCTTGAAACTGTGTGAATACTTGAAGGCTGTTCTTAATGAATGTTTGAGATTGTACCCATCAGTCCCACAAAACTTTAGAGTTGCTACAAAAAACACAACCTTGCCAAGAGGCGGTGGTCCTGACGGTTTGTCTCCAATCTTGGTGAGACAAGGTCAAACTGTCATGTACAGTGTTTACGTTACCCACAGAGACACCAAAGTTTACGGTAAGGATGCTAACGAGTTTAGACCAGAAAGATGGTTTGAACCAGAAACCAGAAAATTGGGTTGGTCATTTGTTCCATTCAACGGTGGTCCAAGAATTTGTTTGGGTCAACAGTTTGCTTTGACTGAAGCTTCTTATGTTACTGTGAGATTGCTTCAAGAATTTGGCCATTTGACTATGGACCCAAATACTCAATATCCACCAAAAAAGATGTCACATTTGACCATGTCTCTTTTTGATGGTACAAATGTTGAAATGTATTAA
- the ALK3-A gene encoding N-alkane inducible cytochrome P-450, putative (multi-gene family in Candida sp.;~possibly fungus-conserved): protein MSPSLVHQILAIAHPYVEYLQANFTKWYILVPGILIALNVLTFLYTKYLEYKFNAKPVTNFIQDYTFGVLTPLILIYYKSQGTVMEFANNLWGNRFFIKNADVGTGELRIFGMHLIETKDPENIKAILATQFNDFSLGTRHGFLYSLLGDGIFTLDGAGWKHSRSMLRPQFAREQVSHVKILEPHMQVFFKHVRKNKGKAFDIQELFFRLTVDSSTEFLFGSSVESLRDETIGMSPSVKNLAGRDEFAEAFNYSQTINAYRFLLQQFYWLCNGSKFRKSIATVHKFSDFYVQRALSLSKAELDDQKGYVFLYELAKQTRDPKVLRDQLLNILVAGRDTTAGLLSFVFFELARNPTVYAKLKEEIYNKFGSGEDARIDEITFESLKQCEYLKAVINESLRLYPSVPHNFRTATRNTTLPRGGGPDGMSPIVVKKGQSVMYTVLATHRDTKTYGADANDFRPERWFEPETRKLGWAYVPFNGGPRICLGQQFALTEASYVTVRLLQEFGHLTMDPETCYPPKLMNSLTLSLLEGANVEMY from the coding sequence ATGTCCCCCTCGCTTGTTCACCAAATTCTTGCTATCGCTCATCCTTATGTTGAGTATTTACAAGCAAATTTCACCAAATGGTATATCCTAGTACCAGGTATTCTTATTGCCTTAAATGTGTTAACCTTTCTTTATACAAAGTATTTGGAGTACAAGTTTAATGCGAAGCCTGTCACCAACTTTATCCAAGATTACACCTTTGGTGTGTTAACTccattgattttaatttactACAAGTCACAGGGTACAGTAATGGAATTTGCCAATAATCTTTGGGGCAACAGATTTTTTATCAAGAATGCAGACGTGGGAACAGGTGAACTCAGAATATTTGGTATGCACTTGATTGAAACCAAGGACCCAGAGAATATCAAGGCGATATTGGCTACCCAGTTCAAcgatttttctttgggtACCCGTCATGGCTTTTTGTACTCGTTGTTAGGAGATGGTATTTTCACATTAGATGGTGCCGGCTGGAAGCACAGCAGATCCATGTTAAGACCCCAATTTGCTAGAGAACAAGTTTCTCATGTCAAAATCTTGGAACCACATATGCAAGTGTTTTTCAAACACGTTAGGAAGAACAAGGGGAAAGCATTTGACATTCAGGAATTGTTTTTCCGATTGACAGTTGATTCGTCGACAGAATTTTTGTTTGGCAGTTCAGTTGAATCGTTGAGAGATGAAACCATTGGCATGTCACCCAGTGTGAAGAATCTTGCAGGTCGAGATGAATTTGCAGAGGCATTCAATTATTCACAAACTATCAACGCTTATAGATTCTTATTGCAACAGTTTTATTGGTTGTGCAATGGGTCTAAATTTAGAAAATCCATTGCTACCGTGCACAAGTTTTCTGATTTTTATGTTCAAAGAGCTTTGAGTTTAAGCAAAGCTGAATTAGATGATCAAAAAGGTTATGTTTTCTTGTACGAGTTGGCAAAACAAACTCGTGATCCAAAAGTGTTGAGAGATCAGTTGTTGAATATTTTAGTGGCTGGCAGAGACACTACTGCTGGGTTATTGTCGTTTGTGTTTTTTGAGTTGGCTCGAAACCCAACAGTGTATGCCAagttgaaagaagaaatataCAATAAGTTTGGGTCTGGCGAGGATGCCCGTATTGATGAGATCACATTTGAATCTTTGAAACAGTGTGAATACTTGAAAGCTGTTATCAACGAAAGTTTGAGATTGTACCCATCGGTGCCACACAATTTTAGAACGGCTACTAGAAATACCACTTTACCCAGAGGCGGTGGCCCCGATGGTATGTCACCTATAGTTGTTAAAAAGGGTCAATCAGTTATGTACACGGTATTGGCAACACACAGAGATACCAAAACCTATGGAGCCGATGCTAATGACTTTAGACCAGAGAGATGGTTTGAGCCTGAAACTAGAAAATTGGGATGGGCGTATGTACCATTTAATGGTGGCCCAAGAATTTGTTTAGGTCAACAATTTGCTTTGACAGAAGCTTCATATGTTACTGTTAGGTTACTTCAAGAGTTTGGCCATTTGACTATGGATCCAGAAACTTGTTACCCACCTAAATTAATGAACAGTTTGACTCTTTCCCTTTTAGAAGGGGCAAATGTGGAAATGTACTAA
- a CDS encoding nuclear pore protein, putative (Similar to S. cerevisiae NUP192) — protein MSGKFNWSSDVFADIYNTLKFETNIDLDTIDFTNIKNDLANVLITPLPSDQSRSKLGDASKPVALPCGDEVKLNQASIEITGVLSNELDLDELNTAELLYNASDLSYKKGTSIGDSARLAYYLRAHYILNIVGFLVSQKRLDIITNDHQVLFDNVLKSFSRIYTLSGKLNDMIDKQKVTGDINSLAFINCINYSRSQLFNAHELLGQVVFGLVDNYYESFGTLSNYKSLVEFISKNISDEDIFVIHFLPLTLQLFKKLLQLGDETSVDQFYKTITSSISKDYETNNFSKSEDIDLSKSKLSGFEIVTSFIFLTEFIPWCKQSSSRTAKYDFKDDILKYMELLISYGVMERLLSYCSETSNVKTQQAYDWSNMYDFRALLQKNFPRLTPAKFHYPGSQELSSVVRPGYENVSKLVDISFLTLDPSLNETLVSPFFQSFFSVFISNAAVVMTSLRDSEEDFVLSALNASDEEEEEEKEESDNEEDSTTPRDKEKLSGLDLDKIAQRAELERFYLAFAYTYNNRSELCALFWGDERVTNDIIGFISWGLANNTSPLITATFCMLLGTLASAGGDASSRIWEILVHNNNNTGMKKNDFSKISVDSLYDSLKYYIDSLNESFEQDLNDQLMLSQKKQDFLFSATTSKQDLDDSGENRIVIELAEDSLVFISGFIQLLSAIVKNLNTKNERSKEIKSVIYARFSPIIKGFLKFDNLINGSRFLQVDANIQSSNNPKFIDLPNVYVSDDSRIILTNLILTFLGDFVDNDSDPYIRYEIWRLVDRWMYQGLYSLAEDKKDDAFRHIKRKYISKKNVPVNQAFTTNLTHLSQIGNFAVLVKKLLTPFEDSNEAFTKYSLLYPCDLGLGYRFNNQLGIWPYIEFLMQNVFANSSTIASKRDRFNLQVNLLELFSNALDEIDWKFLIDVAPKIIRDLKNFNGVFDSLIPGVQLDFEVFVKLHHSVAVMNYLFESKTFTALFGLVNIGVDSINESSESAELVSRSLCVINSLLKVQNSFINKLLPILRNKDTQQQLHRGTTIGIGTSMSLALATPRTIFDCIYYPKNLGTHGVADFYEVILFHLPAVVQFALYVSCENPISTKALSILKGVSQSKFFVTTVSSSADPLLNNDRLITTFENIDESIKIKFAFIDKFEELEDSLNMKYEILDFILGNLDQFDGKAATIAHFLLGYKVKGDTLELVQSNDQITLLKSFLNTLSISLDLISEIDYNNGNNHIIDVGPAKLSSMILQILIKLCQDPISSSITLNQLREYEQLFEKLVNCQPKLDLNTVWCGNQFNGDLQIDASNVFVDNQPSTQAFFSFISQRNLILQYLSLEFHSVKSRTKREYYSKVLTNDKEFVNRTPKVLTFLNILNYSFKNFEVQKYEWLDRKFNMSLILEEVNAQKNGTLDFSVLTKAFRLLCQTSNLITPESKQLFAEEIMVEGSKISDFVTKYSVSTDLKDVQLKCLHSWCQLIEILVTDSGINSSNFILEVLQVIIPKINDYFDVDISFSEEMVSLCVLLFDLYDQSTLTNRKGEEFALGIERLIPLFQTCIAGILNSNSTPGLRSDLYVVGNKFLLKCFERESFLKQMMLIIKSVDKKFFQVICNDAIYSEGPSRITSTLFLESLVHLGTLVKVDFILNAVIKNNALSLLVRSVKRTDAMIKLCQEKNSGVTLEHFVFDLMAFKATLYFFARVAKSKNGALQLIQNELFSILNSSKFLQIDPDIGLSLQIEEVQDHKTVNVNVLLDTPLSITDLVDPYKLRNENNISYFEFLVPIFQLLTTVLLSMGPNYQPAIIQTKELMKSVNRLVVGVMKRDFLVETKQIGKGLYKEESHELASLKELVKLFILIDSLANYSV, from the coding sequence ATGAGTGGCAAGTTTAATTGGTCACTGGACGTGTTTGCTGATATATACAACACACTCAAGTTTGAGActaatattgatttggatACAATAGATTTCAccaatattaaaaatgatcTTGCAAATGTTTTGATTACACCACTCCCTCTGGATCAATCACGCAGCAAACTTGGAGATGCATCAAAACCAGTGGCATTGCCCTGTGGAGATGAAgtgaaattgaatcaagCATCTATTGAAATCACTGGAGTCTTATCAaatgaattggatttaGATGAACTAAATACGGCAGAATTGTTGTATAACGCAAGTGACTTGAGCTACAAGAAAGGAACATCCATTGGCGATAGTGCTCGATTGGCTTATTATTTAAGAGCTCATTATATACTTAACATTGTTGGGTTTTTGGTTTCACAAAAACGTTTGGACATCATCACCAATGACCACCAAGTTTTGTTTGATAATGTCTTGAAAAGTTTTAGCAGGATTTACACATTGAGTGGTAAATTAAATGACATGattgataaacaaaaagttACTGGCGACATCAATAGTCTTGCATTCATCAACTGTATCAATTATTCCAGAAGCCAGTTGTTCAATGCCCATGAATTGTTGGGACAAGTTGTGTTTGGATTAGTGGATAATTATTATGAGAGTTTTGGCACGTTAAGCAACTACAAATCCTTAGTGGAGTTTATTCTGAAAAACATTAGCGACGAAGATATTTTTGTTATACATTTTTTACCACTCACATTACAGTTgttcaaaaaattacttCAACTAGGCGACGAGACCTCAGTCGACCAGTTTTATAAAACTATAACTTCTTCAATACTGAAGGATTATGAAACCAACAATTTCTCCAAAAGTgaagatattgatttatcaaaatcaaaattgagTGGGTTTGAAATAGTGACTAGCTTTATATTTTTGACAGAGTTTATTCCATGGTGCAAACAACTGTCAAGTAGGACTGCCAAATACGACTTCAAAGATGACATATTGAAGTATATGGAATTATTGATAAGCTATGGGGTTATGGAACGATTGTTATCGTATTGTTCTGAGACTAGCAATGTAAAAACTCAACAGGCATATGATTGGTCAAACATGTATGATTTCAGAGCGTTGCTCCAAAAGAATTTCCCGAGACTTACGCCGGCAAAATTCCATTATCCTGGAAGTCAAGAATTACTGAGTGTGGTTAGACCAGGATACGAGAATGTCTCGAAATTGGTGGATATTTCCTTTTTGACTTTAGATCCATCGCTTAATGAGACATTGGTTTCGCCGTTTTTCCAGAGCTTTTTCAGTGTATTTATATCTAATGCAGCAGTTGTTATGACCTCTTTAAGAGACTCCGAAGAggattttgttttgtcGGCGTTGAATGCAAgcgatgaagaagaagaagaagaaaaagaagaaagcGACAACGAAGAGGATTCTACTACCCCAAGggacaaagaaaaattatccGGGTTAGATCTTGACAAAATCGCTCAACGTGCTGAATTAGAAAGGTTTTATTTAGCTTTTGCATACACATACAACAATCGATCTGAATTGTGTGCGTTGTTTTGGGGAGACGAGAGAGTAACCAATGACATTATAGGATTTATTTCCTGGGGGCTTGCTAATAATACTTCTCCGTTGATCACTGCAACATTTTGTATGTTATTAGGAACATTGGCTTCTGCTGGTGGCGATGCATCTTCCAGGATATGGGAGATTCTTGTGcacaataataacaacacaGGTATGAAGAAGAATGACTTTTCAAAGATATCCGTTGACTCCCTATATGATTCGttaaaatattatattgattcattGAATGAAAGTTTTGAGCAAGACTTGAATGATCAATTGATGTTGAGTCAGAAGAAACAAGATTTTCTATTTAGCGCCACAACAAGCAAACAGGACCTCGATGATTCTGGAGAGAATAGAATTGTCATCGAGTTGGCTGAAGATTCActtgtttttatttctgGGTTTATTCAATTACTTTCTGCTATTGTGAAGAATTTAAACACTAAAAACGAACGAAgcaaagaaatcaaatccGTTATATATGCTAGATTCTCACCGATCATTAAAGGCTTTTTGAagtttgataatttaatcaatgGTAGCAGATTTCTTCAAGTTGATGCTAATATTCAAAGCTCAAACAACCccaaatttattgatttgcCAAATGTTTATGTCAGTGATGATTCGAGAATTATATTGACAAACCTTATTCTAACCTTCTTAGGAGATTTTGTTGACAATGATAGCGATCCATATATTAGGTATGAGATTTGGCGTTTGGTCGATCGATGGATGTACCAAGGGTTGTACAGTTTAGCAGAAGACAAGAAAGATGATGCATTTAGACACATTAAAAGAAAGTATATCAGCAAGAAAAACGTTCCTGTCAACCAAGCATTTACAACAAACCTAACTCATCTTAGCCAGATTGGGAATTTCGCTGTGTTagtgaaaaaattgttgaccCCATTTGAAGATAGCAATGAAGCATTTACCAAgtattcattattatacCCATGTGACTTGGGATTAGGGTATAGATTCAACAACCAACTTGGAATTTGGCCGTacattgaatttttaatgCAGAATGTTTTTGCAAACTCTAGCACTATTGCTAGTAAGCGAGATAGATTCAATTTGCAAGTGAATTTGTTAGAATTGTTTAGCAACGCATTAGATGAAATTGACTGGAAGTTTCTTATTGATGTGGCACCAAAAATTATTCGTGACTTGAAAAACTTTAACGGAGTATTTGATTCGCTTATACCTGGCGTGCAATTGGACTTTGAGGTGTTTGTCAAGTTGCACCATTCGGTTGCTGTGATGAATTACCTATTTGAAAGCAAAACATTTACTGCATTGTTTGGGCTTGTCAATATTGGTGTTGACTCTATCAACGAATCAAGCGAGTCTGCTGAATTGGTGTCGCGTTCCCTTTGTGTGATTAATTCTTTGTTAAAAGTCCAGAATTCTTTTATAAACAAGTTGTTGCCTATATTGAGAAATAAAGATACTCAGCAACAATTACATCGTGGAACAACTATTGGGATAGGTACTTCCATGAGTCTTGCATTAGCAACTCCTAGAACTATTTTTGATTGTATATACTATCCGAAAAATTTGGGAACACATGGTGTTGCTGATTTTTACGAAGTGATCTTGTTCCACTTACCAGCAGTTGTCCAATTTGCCCTTTATGTCAGTTGTGAAAATCCAATTTCCACCAAAGCACTTTCTATATTAAAAGGAGTAAGCCAATCCAAATTTTTTGTCACCACAGTTTCGAGTTCTGCAGATCCTTTACTTAACAACGATAGATTGATCACCACATTTGAAAACATTGATGAATCGATAAAAATCAAGTTTGCCTTTATCGACAAGTTTGAAGAGCTTGAGGACTCTTTGAATATGAAATATGAGATATTGGACTTTATTTTGGGCAATCTCGATCAGTTTGATGGTAAAGCAGCTACTATTGCTCATTTTTTGTTGGGTTACAAAGTGAAAGGTGATACATTAGAATTGGTGCAGTCAAATGACCAAATCACTTTACTAAAATCGTTTTTGAATACATTGAGTATAAGtcttgatttgatttctgagattgattataataatggtaataatcatattattgatgttgGTCCAGCCAAGCTTTCATCGATGATTTTACAGATTCTTATCAAATTGTGTCAAGatccaatttcttcatcaatcaCATTGAACCAGTTACGTGAATATGaacaattatttgaaaaattggtcAACTGTCAACCTAAGCTTGATTTGAATACTGTCTGGTGTGGTAACCAGTTTAACGGGGATTTACAAATTGATGCCAGCAAtgtatttgttgataatcaaCCAAGCACTCAAGCGTTCTTTTCCTTTATCAGCCAGagaaatttaattttgcAATATTTGTCATTGGAATTCCATAGTGTCAAGTCAAGAACGAAAAGAgaatattattcaaaagTGTTGACTAACGACAAGGAATTTGTCAATCGTACACCTAAGGTGTTGACGTTCTTGAATATTCTCAACTATTCATTTAAGAACTTTGAAGTGCAGAAATACGAATGGCTTGACCGCAAGTTTAACATGTCGTTGATATTGGAAGAAGTGAATGCCCAGAAGAATGGAACATTGGATTTTTCTGTCTTAACAAAGGCTTTCCGACTTTTGTGTCAAacatcaaatttaataacTCCCGAGTCAAAACAATTGTTTGCTGAAGAAATTATGGTGGAAGGAAGTAAAATTTCTGACTTTGTAACAAAGTATCTGGTATCAACCGACTTGAAGGACGTACAATTGAAATGCTTACATTCATGGTGTCAATTGATTGAGATTTTGGTTACTGATAGTGGAATTAATTCGCTGAATTTCATCTTGGAAGTGTTACAAGTTATTATTCCCAAGATCaatgattattttgatGTGGATATTCTGTTTTCCGAAGAAATGGTTTCGTTATgtgttttgttgtttgatcTTTATGATCAGCTGACACTTACCAACAGGAAAGGTGAAGAATTTGCACTTGGAATTGAGAGATTGATTCCCTTATTTCAGACTTGTATTGCAGGCATTCTTAATTCTAACTCAACACCTGGCTTACGTTCAGACTTGTATGTGGTTGGCAACAAGTTTTTGCTAAAATGTTTTGAAAGAGAGtcatttttgaaacaaatgaTGCTTATTATCAAGTCAGTAGATAAAAAGTTTTTCCAGGTGATCTGCAATGATGCTATCTACTCAGAAGGTCCTTCGAGAATCACGTCTACTTTGTTTCTTGAGTCATTAGTTCATTTAGGGACTTTGGTGAAggttgattttattttaaatgCGGTGATCAAGAACAATGCATTGCTGCTACTAGTTAGGTCAGTTAAACGAACTGATGCCATGATCAAATTGTGCCAGGAAAAGAATTCAGGTGTGACTTTAGAACATTttgtatttgatttaatggCATTCAAGGCAACATTGTATTTTTTCGCTAGAGTGGCTAAATCAAAGAACGGGGCATTgcaattaattcaaaatgagttattttcaatattgaatCTGTCCAAGTTTTTACAGATTGATCCAGATATTGGTTTGAGTTTACAGATTGAAGAAGTTCAAGATCACAAGACTGTCAATGTCAACGTTTTGCTAGATACACCGCTTTCGATAACTGACTTGGTGGACCCATACAAGTTGcgaaatgaaaataatatatctTATTTTGAGTTTCTTGTACCGATATTTCAGCTACTTACAACAGTGTTATTGTCAATGGGGCCAAATTATCAACCAGCAATCATTCAAACAAAAGAGCTTATGAAGAGTGTCAATCGGTTGGTGGTGGGAGTTATGAAAAGGGATTTCTTGGTAGAGACCAAACAAATCGGCAAAGGTTTATACAAGGAAGAGAGTCACGAGTTGGCTTCGTTAAAGGAGTTGGTTAagttgtttattttgattgattcATTAGCTAATTATAGTGTGTAG
- a CDS encoding U6 snRNA-associated Sm-like protein Lsm6, putative (Similar to S. cerevisiae LSM6;~spliced gene): MADTIEFEKTDPSKFLSGIIGSSVSVKLHNGVEYKGNLQTIDGFMNVVLDEGIETVNGKVTKEYGDVFIRGNNVLYISEA; the protein is encoded by the exons ATGGCTGACACTAtagaatttgaaaagacAGATCCATCAAAGTTTTTGAGTGGTATAATAGGATCCTCAGTGAGTGTGAAGTTACACAATGGAGTTGAATATAAAGGAAATTTACAGACAATTGATGGGTTTATGAATGTGGTATTAGATGAAGGTATAGAAACTGTCAATGGAAAAGTAACTAAAGAATACGGAGATGTGTTTATTAGAGGAAATAATG TATTATATATAAGTGAAGCTTGA
- a CDS encoding ATP synthase f chain, mitochondrial precursor, putative (Similar to S. cerevisiae ATP17;~spliced gene) has protein sequence MSFVIRRQLSTLIPPKIASAKNLGSNPNAKRMAEVVKFYNKLPQGPAPAAKKSNNPFARYRAAYFDGDNASGKPLVHLAIAIVIFGYSLEYQHLKHAQHEGH, from the exons ATGTCATTCGTGATTAGAAGACAATTGTCCACTTTGATTCCTCCCAAGATTGCATCAGCAAAG AACCTTGGATCCAATCCAAATGCCAAAAGAATGGCTGAAGTTGTCAAGTTCTACAACAAATTACCACAAGGACCAGCTCCAGCTGCTaagaaatcaaacaacCCATTTGCTAGATACAGAGCTGCTTACTTTGATGGCGATAATGCTTCTGGTAAACCATTAGTCCACTTGGCTATTGCCATTGTTATCTTTGGTTACTCTTTGGAATACCAACACTTGAAACACGCTCAACATGAAGGTCATTAG